Proteins from one Labrenzia sp. CE80 genomic window:
- a CDS encoding ion transporter: MRDKLKALTGSREWELAIVGLIVINAITLGLETSTAATEALGGVLTGFDRFILMVFVVEISLRIVANGFRFFKDPWNLFDFIIVSIALVPTSGPFAVLRALRILRVLRLISVVPSLRRVIGGLVSALPGMGSIVVLMALVFYVFAVMATKLYGEAFPEWFGNLGRSIYTLFQIMTLESWSMGIVRPVMEVFPNSWLFFVPFILCTAFTVLNLFIGIIVSAMQEEHEHTADEDRKAIHTEAEHILTEVRELRAEMAEFRRSQEQRR, from the coding sequence ATGCGCGACAAATTGAAGGCGCTCACGGGATCGCGTGAGTGGGAACTGGCCATAGTAGGGCTGATTGTCATCAATGCGATCACATTGGGCCTGGAAACCTCCACAGCCGCCACAGAAGCACTCGGCGGCGTGTTGACGGGCTTCGACCGCTTCATCCTGATGGTCTTCGTCGTGGAGATCAGCCTGCGGATCGTGGCCAACGGGTTTCGCTTCTTCAAGGACCCCTGGAACCTCTTCGATTTCATCATCGTCAGCATTGCCCTAGTCCCGACGAGCGGGCCATTTGCGGTGCTGCGCGCCTTGCGTATCCTGCGTGTTTTGCGTCTGATTTCCGTCGTGCCATCGCTGCGCAGGGTCATCGGCGGGTTGGTTTCCGCGCTGCCCGGCATGGGCTCTATCGTGGTCTTGATGGCACTGGTCTTCTATGTCTTTGCCGTGATGGCGACCAAGCTTTACGGCGAGGCCTTTCCGGAGTGGTTCGGAAATCTTGGCCGGTCGATCTACACGCTGTTTCAGATCATGACGCTGGAAAGCTGGTCCATGGGCATCGTGCGTCCGGTGATGGAGGTCTTCCCGAATTCCTGGCTGTTCTTTGTGCCCTTCATCCTGTGCACCGCCTTCACAGTGTTGAACCTGTTCATCGGCATCATCGTCTCGGCCATGCAGGAGGAGCACGAGCATACTGCCGATGAAGACCGCAAGGCCATTCACACGGAAGCTGAGCATATCCTGACAGAGGTTCGCGAGTTGCGTGCCGAAATGGCGGAATTCAGACGCAGTCAGGAACAGAGACGGTAA
- a CDS encoding HlyD family efflux transporter periplasmic adaptor subunit — MLQSVERNDSEKKAPVEYAEIPAPKPSVSRAKLVAKAILQAVLAFLVLFAAFKGMNYLVNTKPEVTKRPVTEKSYAVETSTIVQGDYTPSISVYGEITAGRQVDLRALVAGEIVAVNDELKAGGIVAKGEVLVSIDRFEYEGALKEAKANLAEAKAGQIENRGRVELEKANVVRAREQLDFAQKDLERAQDLLKRGSVTERTVDERNLLVSQRQQSLEQSLNTLALEEAKVEQQEAVIERLEWRLEDAGRKLDNTVLKAPFDAIVRSEAAQVGRLTSANDVVASIYSSDELEVRFTLSDNQYGRLVAESGTVVGRLAELKWFLGNQPLLYTAEIDRVGADVASTRGGVDVFAMIDVTPQQTPLRPGAFVEVTVPDQTYAASFRIPEAAFYGEGKVYVVDAENRLVERQVKALAFDDGFILVQGDLSDGETVLATRVPEAGEGLLVRPLEGQDTAGSGQADTANN; from the coding sequence ATGTTGCAGTCTGTTGAACGAAACGACAGCGAGAAGAAAGCACCCGTTGAATATGCGGAAATTCCAGCGCCAAAGCCGTCGGTGAGCCGGGCAAAGCTGGTTGCCAAGGCGATACTTCAAGCGGTGCTGGCCTTTCTGGTCCTTTTTGCCGCCTTCAAGGGCATGAACTATCTCGTCAATACGAAACCGGAGGTCACGAAGCGCCCGGTCACAGAGAAATCCTATGCCGTCGAAACCTCAACCATTGTGCAGGGTGACTATACACCGTCCATAAGCGTCTACGGCGAGATAACCGCCGGGCGCCAGGTGGACCTTCGAGCACTGGTCGCTGGCGAAATCGTCGCAGTCAACGATGAGCTTAAGGCCGGCGGTATTGTCGCCAAGGGCGAAGTCCTCGTGTCAATTGACAGGTTTGAATACGAGGGCGCATTGAAGGAAGCCAAGGCAAATCTTGCAGAGGCCAAGGCTGGACAGATCGAAAACCGCGGACGTGTCGAGCTAGAAAAGGCAAACGTCGTGCGTGCACGCGAGCAACTGGATTTCGCCCAGAAGGATCTCGAACGCGCTCAGGATCTTCTTAAGAGAGGGTCCGTAACCGAACGTACGGTCGATGAGCGCAACCTGCTTGTCTCGCAGCGCCAGCAAAGTCTCGAGCAGAGCCTCAATACGCTCGCATTGGAAGAAGCCAAGGTCGAGCAGCAGGAGGCCGTTATTGAGCGGCTGGAATGGCGTCTGGAAGACGCTGGGCGCAAGCTGGACAATACTGTGCTAAAGGCGCCCTTTGACGCCATCGTTCGATCTGAGGCAGCTCAGGTTGGTCGCCTGACGAGTGCAAATGATGTCGTGGCGTCGATCTACAGCAGTGATGAGTTGGAAGTTCGTTTCACTCTATCGGACAATCAATATGGTCGCCTTGTCGCCGAGAGCGGCACAGTTGTTGGCCGCCTTGCGGAGCTCAAGTGGTTCCTCGGAAATCAGCCCTTGCTCTATACGGCAGAGATTGACCGAGTGGGAGCCGATGTGGCCAGCACGCGTGGCGGCGTCGACGTCTTCGCGATGATCGACGTGACCCCGCAGCAGACACCCTTGCGGCCGGGGGCCTTTGTTGAGGTGACAGTGCCCGATCAGACCTATGCTGCGAGCTTCCGGATCCCCGAGGCCGCTTTCTACGGAGAAGGAAAGGTCTATGTCGTCGACGCTGAAAACCGCCTCGTCGAACGGCAGGTCAAAGCCCTGGCTTTCGATGACGGTTTCATTCTTGTTCAGGGTGATCTGAGCGACGGCGAAACGGTGCTGGCAACCAGAGTGCCGGAGGCCGGTGAGGGACTCTTGGTCCGCCCTTTGGAAGGTCAGGACACAGCTGGTTCAGGCCAAGCTGACACAGCGAACAACTAA
- a CDS encoding ion transporter, translating into MGWRRLSWDERYRLERLGLRLTLLALGLLVLASVFGGETEEGQDLAGLWQLLKGAILAVVALELLLRFLLEGWRFFRWRWNLYHLTVVGLAIGLNAPAILVFRLVAIIGWPGVVARWRRLAFVFRWCRRLLRELLLSLSLLVSGFCAVAVLAVDLLGHRHPVEFGSFIRACETLLRLCLFELASWYELLALAERNLLVWLPVCLFWTILLVALINPLLGLFFAELVQTEIEQEEIDEDLSEMRLMRLESELVSEEIAVEAEAERLLIRRETERILQQIEKLKKEMAHYRESQKRFPR; encoded by the coding sequence ATGGGGTGGCGACGGTTGTCATGGGACGAGCGATATCGATTAGAGCGCCTGGGGTTGCGCCTCACGCTGCTGGCGCTCGGGCTTTTGGTGTTGGCGTCTGTTTTTGGCGGTGAAACGGAGGAGGGGCAGGACCTTGCGGGGTTATGGCAACTCCTAAAGGGCGCGATTCTTGCCGTCGTGGCACTGGAACTTCTGCTCCGCTTTCTGCTGGAAGGTTGGCGTTTTTTCCGCTGGCGCTGGAACCTCTATCATCTGACCGTCGTCGGCCTTGCGATCGGATTGAATGCACCGGCGATCCTCGTCTTCCGCTTGGTGGCCATCATTGGTTGGCCAGGTGTCGTGGCTCGCTGGCGCCGTCTTGCCTTTGTGTTCCGTTGGTGCCGCCGTCTGCTGCGGGAGTTACTGCTCTCGCTCAGCCTTTTGGTTTCAGGGTTCTGTGCAGTGGCCGTCTTGGCTGTGGATCTGCTCGGCCATAGACATCCGGTCGAATTCGGCAGCTTCATCCGGGCATGTGAAACCCTTCTTCGTCTATGCCTGTTCGAGCTTGCGTCCTGGTATGAGCTGCTTGCCTTGGCTGAGCGCAATCTGCTCGTCTGGCTCCCGGTCTGTCTGTTTTGGACGATCTTGCTCGTTGCTCTGATCAATCCGCTGTTGGGTTTGTTTTTTGCCGAGCTTGTGCAAACTGAAATCGAGCAGGAAGAGATTGATGAGGATCTTTCCGAGATGCGCCTGATGCGGCTGGAAAGTGAGTTGGTGAGCGAGGAAATCGCCGTTGAGGCGGAGGCGGAACGGCTGTTGATCCGCCGGGAAACGGAGCGGATCCTGCAACAGATCGAGAAGCTGAAGAAGGAAATGGCGCATTACCGGGAGAGCCAGAAGCGCTTTCCACGCTGA
- a CDS encoding efflux RND transporter permease subunit: MPLHAEPRGFLQTVVRHPNAANLIMVIMVLFGAFGLSKLNTQFFPTVKTDRVTVSVSWSGASAEDVTSNILEVIEPELRFIDGVDEIVSYGREGAGTVMLEFVEGSDMQTALSDVEMAVAGVTTLPEDSDTPVISASTFTDNVATLAIRGPFSEQALKVFARQIRDDLLARGIDKVELGGYRAPEYVVEIPERELRRLDLTVLNVADLVADNTVDIPAGSLDGSVERQIRAIAETKSPESIGRIEVKSFASGEKTTIADIGRVYPDFEDGALQGFSNGTRAIEIDVQRVEATDTLKAAAILDEYLEDIRPQLPPTLEILKYDVRADAVKGRITLLVENGLTGLVLVVGILFLFLNARIALWVAMGIPVAMMATLGIMWLAGESINMISLFALIMMLGVIVDDAIVVGEHTATRLALGDTPDEAAIRGANTMLAPVIAAGATTVAAFLPILLISDVLGQIMGTLPVVVVSVVIASLIECFFILPGHLAHSLGSRSGWTWWRVVILAGAPALFLSGLASRPDLSVPPYLDAIAGPLRGLRELSGGFGFELVLIVTCFAVAVAVESLLQVLRRQKAGQNTEGRPSWFRRNFDAGFDWFRDNPFHGVVRLAVNWRYITLALAIACLIMAAGLMRGGRVGFTFFPSPEAENLTASIFFHAGIPEAEAIDSVSRIEAALRQAETKITSETGEKLVVASYVTLGQSGNNRGDNVANINVQLTLSEERTIRTPQIVQAWRNAVPEIPGASRIAIAERRGGPPGRDLDIRLTGAPLQDLKFAAIELQEELSGFPGTSGVTDDLPYGKPELLIELTPRGRALGFSVESAARQIRNAFEGRIARRFAEGDEEVTLRVKQDLESGGSETLRRLSLRTSAGEFVPLTEVVKLTDAQGFSVILRRDAKTVVTVVADVDSKITSNTEIIQELSKSFLPALADEYGLTYSFAGKAEEQSTAFNDLMTGVAMAVAGIYIILAAIFASYARPIVVMSIIPFGIVGAITGHYLMGFSMTILSLIGLLGLAGILVNNSIILVARFEERRATGENVTEAAIRSSCDRLRAVFLTSLTTVGGLLPLMFETSLQAQFLLPMAITIVFGLATATVLVLMLVPALLKIGDDLSGVVLLRRQEGKPPTTSSSTDIAPAE; encoded by the coding sequence ATGCCGCTTCATGCTGAACCCCGCGGTTTTCTTCAGACCGTCGTTCGACATCCAAACGCAGCCAACCTGATCATGGTCATTATGGTGCTGTTTGGTGCCTTTGGACTTTCCAAGCTGAACACCCAGTTCTTCCCGACTGTAAAGACAGATCGAGTGACCGTATCAGTTAGCTGGTCCGGGGCAAGCGCGGAGGATGTCACTTCCAACATCCTAGAGGTAATTGAGCCAGAACTTCGCTTCATTGATGGCGTCGACGAAATCGTTTCCTACGGCCGCGAGGGCGCAGGGACGGTCATGCTGGAGTTCGTTGAAGGCTCAGACATGCAAACCGCGCTTTCGGATGTCGAAATGGCGGTGGCAGGTGTCACTACCTTGCCTGAGGATTCCGATACCCCAGTGATCTCTGCGTCGACCTTCACGGACAATGTGGCAACTCTTGCTATTCGTGGTCCTTTTTCAGAGCAGGCTCTCAAGGTATTTGCACGCCAGATACGTGATGATCTGCTTGCCCGTGGGATCGACAAGGTCGAGCTTGGCGGGTACCGGGCGCCGGAATACGTGGTCGAGATCCCGGAACGCGAACTTCGTCGTCTCGATCTGACTGTTTTAAACGTTGCAGACCTGGTTGCGGACAATACAGTCGACATACCCGCCGGTAGCCTGGACGGGTCAGTCGAGCGTCAGATCCGCGCTATTGCAGAAACCAAGTCACCGGAAAGCATTGGCCGCATCGAAGTCAAGTCGTTCGCTTCAGGTGAAAAGACGACGATTGCAGACATTGGACGCGTTTATCCTGACTTCGAGGATGGCGCCCTGCAGGGATTCTCGAACGGCACACGTGCAATCGAGATTGATGTTCAAAGGGTTGAGGCGACGGACACGCTCAAAGCCGCTGCTATTCTTGATGAGTATCTGGAAGATATCCGCCCGCAACTGCCTCCAACGCTAGAAATTCTCAAGTACGATGTCCGTGCGGATGCCGTCAAAGGCCGTATCACTCTCTTGGTTGAGAACGGGCTTACTGGCCTGGTGTTGGTTGTCGGTATCCTGTTTTTGTTCTTGAACGCTCGCATTGCACTCTGGGTCGCAATGGGCATCCCGGTCGCCATGATGGCGACGCTCGGGATCATGTGGTTGGCGGGCGAGAGCATCAACATGATTTCTCTCTTTGCCCTGATCATGATGCTCGGTGTGATTGTTGATGATGCAATCGTGGTCGGCGAGCATACGGCGACGCGACTGGCGCTTGGCGACACGCCGGATGAGGCGGCGATCAGGGGCGCCAACACGATGCTGGCGCCGGTCATCGCGGCCGGCGCAACGACGGTAGCAGCCTTCCTGCCCATCTTGTTGATCAGCGACGTGCTCGGTCAGATCATGGGCACTTTGCCGGTCGTGGTTGTATCCGTTGTCATTGCATCTCTAATCGAGTGTTTTTTCATCCTGCCGGGGCACCTTGCACATTCGCTTGGCAGCCGCTCCGGCTGGACCTGGTGGCGCGTGGTCATCTTGGCCGGTGCTCCGGCATTGTTCCTTTCCGGGCTGGCAAGCCGGCCGGACCTGTCCGTGCCGCCTTACCTCGATGCAATCGCTGGGCCGTTGCGGGGACTTCGTGAGCTGTCGGGTGGTTTCGGCTTCGAACTTGTGTTGATCGTGACTTGTTTTGCGGTCGCTGTCGCCGTGGAGTCCCTCCTGCAGGTTCTTCGCAGACAAAAAGCGGGCCAAAACACCGAGGGGAGACCGAGCTGGTTCCGTCGTAACTTTGATGCTGGCTTTGATTGGTTCCGAGACAATCCTTTCCATGGTGTGGTCCGTCTCGCAGTAAACTGGCGCTACATCACGTTGGCTCTGGCCATAGCCTGTTTGATCATGGCGGCGGGCTTGATGCGCGGCGGGCGTGTTGGGTTCACATTTTTTCCCTCACCGGAAGCCGAAAACCTGACCGCATCGATCTTTTTCCACGCAGGCATCCCTGAGGCCGAAGCGATTGACAGCGTCTCGCGTATTGAGGCTGCCCTCCGGCAGGCCGAAACCAAGATCACCTCGGAGACTGGCGAAAAGCTGGTTGTCGCGAGTTATGTGACACTTGGGCAGAGCGGCAATAACCGTGGCGACAATGTCGCCAATATCAACGTTCAGCTGACGCTTTCTGAAGAGCGGACAATACGAACGCCGCAGATTGTTCAGGCATGGCGAAACGCCGTTCCCGAGATCCCCGGCGCGTCGCGAATTGCCATTGCAGAGCGGAGAGGAGGCCCCCCCGGGAGAGATCTTGATATCCGGCTGACCGGTGCACCGCTTCAGGATCTGAAGTTTGCCGCCATCGAGCTTCAGGAAGAGCTTTCCGGCTTTCCCGGAACAAGTGGTGTGACCGATGACCTTCCCTACGGCAAGCCGGAACTTCTGATCGAACTGACGCCACGCGGACGTGCGCTCGGGTTTTCGGTAGAAAGTGCTGCCCGTCAGATCCGCAATGCGTTCGAGGGACGGATTGCGCGCCGGTTTGCGGAAGGGGACGAAGAAGTCACCCTGCGTGTGAAGCAGGATCTGGAAAGCGGCGGTAGCGAGACCCTGAGGCGTCTGTCACTGCGCACGAGCGCGGGTGAATTTGTTCCGCTGACCGAGGTCGTCAAGCTGACTGATGCGCAGGGCTTTTCCGTGATTCTGCGGCGGGACGCCAAGACCGTGGTAACGGTCGTGGCCGACGTCGACAGCAAGATCACGTCGAACACTGAGATCATTCAGGAGCTCAGCAAGTCCTTTTTGCCGGCGCTTGCTGACGAGTACGGGCTGACCTATTCGTTTGCGGGCAAGGCGGAGGAGCAGTCGACCGCCTTCAACGATCTAATGACCGGCGTGGCAATGGCCGTAGCAGGGATTTACATCATTCTGGCAGCGATCTTCGCAAGCTACGCTCGTCCGATTGTCGTTATGTCGATCATTCCCTTTGGAATCGTGGGAGCCATAACGGGCCACTATCTGATGGGCTTTAGTATGACCATCCTGAGCCTGATCGGCTTGCTCGGGCTGGCGGGTATCCTGGTCAACAACTCGATCATCCTCGTCGCCCGCTTTGAAGAACGCCGGGCGACCGGTGAGAACGTCACCGAAGCTGCCATTCGATCGAGCTGCGACCGTCTGCGCGCAGTCTTCCTGACCTCCCTGACCACGGTCGGTGGATTGCTGCCGCTAATGTTCGAGACGAGCCTTCAGGCGCAGTTTCTTTTGCCGATGGCCATCACCATTGTTTTTGGTCTGGCGACGGCAACCGTGCTGGTGCTGATGCTGGTGCCGGCGCTCTTGAAAATCGGCGATGATCTTTCCGGTGTTGTTCTGTTGCGTCGCCAGGAAGGGAAGCCACCAACAACTTCCTCGTCGACGGATATCGCGCCCGCAGAATGA
- a CDS encoding alpha/beta family hydrolase yields MSEMLWTRPETPPIATLLLAHGAGAAMDSTFMTRLANHLAEEGLAVARFEFSYMAARRTGGSKRPPPKAEKLIGEFQTALQKVLGEAEAPILIGGKSMGGRVAAMLAGGSSLPARVLGVACFGYPFHPTGKADAEWRLSPIEESKRPIQILQGERDPFGSKAEVDTRTMPEKISVHYLEDGNHDFGPRGKSPATLDGNIKEAAKTTADFARALIQDPATL; encoded by the coding sequence ATGTCTGAAATGCTCTGGACCCGGCCAGAAACTCCGCCGATTGCCACCCTGCTGCTGGCCCATGGCGCGGGCGCTGCCATGGATTCGACGTTCATGACCCGGCTCGCCAACCACCTTGCGGAGGAAGGCCTAGCGGTGGCCCGTTTCGAGTTTTCCTACATGGCTGCAAGGCGGACGGGAGGCTCAAAGCGCCCACCTCCCAAGGCGGAAAAGTTGATCGGTGAATTTCAGACAGCGCTTCAAAAGGTTCTCGGCGAAGCAGAGGCACCGATCCTGATTGGCGGCAAGTCCATGGGTGGCCGTGTCGCGGCCATGCTAGCGGGAGGTTCTTCGCTGCCAGCGCGCGTGCTTGGTGTCGCCTGTTTCGGCTATCCTTTTCATCCGACTGGCAAAGCGGATGCAGAATGGCGCCTTTCTCCGATCGAGGAATCAAAACGCCCTATTCAGATCTTGCAAGGCGAACGGGATCCATTTGGCTCAAAGGCTGAAGTTGATACCCGCACAATGCCGGAGAAGATCTCTGTCCACTACCTTGAGGATGGGAACCACGACTTTGGCCCCCGCGGCAAGTCTCCTGCGACGCTCGATGGCAACATCAAAGAAGCTGCGAAGACCACCGCCGACTTTGCCAGAGCACTGATCCAAGATCCGGCCACCCTCTGA
- a CDS encoding sterol desaturase family protein, whose protein sequence is MADLDIGTVRLLAFSSIFLVMSVAELLLPRRDLSVGRLSRWPTNWAIVVLDALLVRLIFPIGGVGLAIWAQSNDLGLFNALDWQGWFVGVGAFLILDFAVWFQHWAAHKVPLLWRMHQVHHADGDVDVTTALRFHPLEILLSFVWKGMLIVALGAPPEAVLVFEIVLNGAAMFNHANVILPKPIDAVLRLIIVTPDMHRVHHSADWVETDSNYGFNLSIWDRLFRTYIDQPAKGHLGMTIGLSDDMTAGARKLPWSLTLPFRPLRPRR, encoded by the coding sequence ATGGCAGATCTGGATATAGGGACCGTCCGCCTTCTGGCTTTCTCGAGTATCTTCTTGGTGATGTCGGTCGCCGAACTTCTGCTGCCCCGCAGGGATTTGTCTGTTGGCCGCCTGTCGCGTTGGCCGACAAATTGGGCGATCGTTGTTTTGGACGCATTGCTCGTAAGGCTGATCTTTCCGATCGGTGGCGTAGGTCTCGCGATCTGGGCTCAGTCCAACGATCTCGGTCTGTTCAACGCATTGGACTGGCAAGGATGGTTTGTCGGCGTCGGCGCATTTCTTATTCTTGATTTCGCTGTTTGGTTTCAGCATTGGGCTGCGCACAAGGTGCCGCTTCTTTGGCGCATGCATCAGGTGCATCATGCCGACGGAGACGTGGACGTTACAACGGCACTTCGATTCCACCCGCTGGAGATCCTGCTGTCATTTGTCTGGAAGGGAATGCTGATTGTTGCTCTCGGTGCGCCGCCAGAGGCTGTCCTCGTGTTTGAGATTGTCCTCAATGGTGCAGCGATGTTCAATCATGCCAATGTCATCCTGCCGAAGCCGATTGACGCTGTCCTGCGGTTGATCATCGTGACACCTGACATGCACCGTGTTCACCACTCTGCTGACTGGGTGGAAACGGATTCCAACTACGGTTTCAACCTATCGATCTGGGACAGATTGTTTCGCACCTATATCGATCAACCGGCCAAGGGACATCTTGGTATGACCATCGGTCTCTCCGATGACATGACTGCGGGGGCTCGCAAGTTACCCTGGAGCTTGACGCTGCCATTCCGTCCGCTGAGACCCCGGCGTTAG
- a CDS encoding glycosyltransferase family 2 protein: MHESYSGELEILRQRGIADSALSAARREAEKIGISAAEYLVKRAIVSEAAIYSALAEHCGVPFVPEMGFRPQSVNSIPLGLGSLDNGPLLVGVSATSPHYVIAPAYSQFTQVRAHLQKFPDLAGQIRISTPSAIRHASTVMNAPSGDLESRFPEFSAKVRFSRTQFVTFAVAFLAFLVGLLMPKAVLFYGLSSLFSMACILTGLARWQSARATEDDSLDLVLPAALTSPLIRWPAYTVLVPLYREARIVPELVEGLRRLDYPTSRLEIKFLLEKEDKETREAFAGHLDPHMHVVVVPDGFPRTKPRALAYGLELAQGEFITIFDAEDQPQPDQLKKAALFFSLGPKELACLQARLAIDNFDESFFSRQYALEYACLFDQLIPWFHQLSWPFPLGGTSNHFRRSILDSVGGWDKYNVTEDADLGIRLARFGYICGVLPSTTYEEAPLQWRAWLSQRSRWYKGWLQTLCVHLRDPGRTCQEIGLIRLLAISSMIGGSFVMMALHPFVVLACLGYVSGLLPWPSSYGFAGELYLALCTCGALFGYIGAAFATLRAGRRRGYRPNASDIALLPVYWLFTSLAFYRAVWEFAVKPFEWNKTEHGLSRQRTKSRRGKATWSG; the protein is encoded by the coding sequence GTGCATGAGTCCTATTCAGGCGAGTTGGAGATCTTGCGACAGCGGGGCATCGCAGACAGCGCCCTCAGCGCCGCGCGGCGAGAGGCAGAGAAAATAGGCATTTCTGCCGCCGAGTACTTGGTCAAACGGGCAATCGTTTCTGAAGCTGCGATCTACAGCGCGCTGGCTGAACATTGCGGCGTGCCGTTTGTTCCCGAAATGGGATTTCGTCCTCAATCTGTAAACAGCATTCCGCTCGGTCTGGGAAGTCTCGACAACGGCCCCCTTTTGGTCGGCGTCAGTGCAACCAGCCCCCACTACGTGATTGCGCCTGCCTACTCGCAGTTTACGCAAGTTAGGGCGCACCTGCAGAAGTTCCCCGATTTGGCCGGCCAAATCCGGATCTCGACACCGAGCGCGATACGTCATGCGAGCACCGTGATGAATGCACCCTCCGGCGACCTGGAAAGCAGGTTTCCTGAGTTCAGTGCGAAAGTTCGCTTTTCAAGGACGCAGTTCGTAACCTTTGCAGTCGCGTTTCTCGCGTTTCTGGTCGGCCTCTTGATGCCAAAAGCGGTCTTGTTCTATGGCCTCTCGTCACTCTTTTCGATGGCCTGCATCTTGACTGGTCTCGCCCGCTGGCAAAGTGCACGGGCAACCGAAGACGACAGTCTCGATCTGGTGTTGCCAGCTGCGCTCACGAGTCCGCTGATCCGGTGGCCCGCTTACACGGTCCTCGTTCCGCTCTATCGCGAGGCCAGGATTGTTCCCGAACTTGTGGAGGGGCTTCGCCGATTGGATTATCCGACCTCCCGGCTCGAGATAAAGTTCCTGCTGGAGAAAGAGGACAAGGAAACACGCGAGGCCTTCGCTGGCCACCTCGATCCTCATATGCATGTTGTGGTCGTGCCGGACGGGTTTCCACGAACAAAACCGCGGGCCCTGGCCTATGGGCTTGAGCTTGCACAAGGCGAGTTCATCACCATTTTTGATGCGGAGGATCAGCCGCAGCCCGATCAACTGAAGAAGGCGGCGCTATTCTTTTCGCTCGGACCCAAGGAACTGGCCTGTCTTCAGGCCAGGCTTGCCATCGACAATTTCGATGAGAGCTTTTTCTCGCGGCAGTATGCGCTTGAATACGCTTGCCTTTTTGACCAGCTTATTCCTTGGTTTCACCAGTTGTCCTGGCCGTTCCCGCTCGGAGGAACCTCCAACCACTTTCGCAGATCTATTCTTGATAGTGTCGGCGGCTGGGACAAATACAACGTCACCGAAGATGCTGATCTGGGCATTCGTCTTGCCAGGTTCGGTTACATTTGCGGTGTTTTGCCAAGCACAACATACGAGGAAGCGCCGCTGCAATGGCGTGCTTGGCTTTCCCAGAGATCCAGGTGGTACAAGGGTTGGTTGCAAACCCTGTGCGTTCATCTGCGCGATCCAGGGCGCACTTGCCAGGAAATCGGCCTGATACGGCTTCTGGCCATATCGTCCATGATCGGAGGAAGCTTTGTCATGATGGCGCTCCACCCCTTCGTGGTGCTGGCGTGCCTCGGCTATGTTTCTGGTCTGCTGCCGTGGCCGTCGAGCTACGGGTTCGCCGGTGAACTCTACCTTGCGTTATGTACCTGTGGGGCGTTGTTTGGATATATCGGCGCAGCTTTTGCGACACTGCGTGCCGGCAGGCGCCGCGGGTACCGGCCGAACGCATCTGATATAGCTTTGCTGCCGGTCTATTGGCTCTTTACCAGCCTGGCCTTTTACCGGGCTGTTTGGGAGTTCGCCGTCAAGCCCTTCGAGTGGAACAAGACCGAACATGGCTTGTCCAGGCAGCGGACCAAGAGCAGGCGAGGCAAAGCGACTTGGAGCGGGTGA
- a CDS encoding transporter substrate-binding domain-containing protein — MNVMRAIVYVVPAFLSLIVLIHPSHATDDPVVPSFWNPKGVYDRPNSFPEKIQFLASDDFPPFVFRDASGRLTGFNVDLSRVICIELGSSCSLRIKEFEALVPALVEEEGDAIIAGLAPSPSLSEQLRFSADYLKLPARFVTRKDGNAPFDEAAMDGVKIAVEAGSRHERFALKFWPEALLLTYPDLSKARLAVQDGRADAHFGDGLALSIWINSEASQDCCTFAGGPWLEPGYFDTGLSIAMRKQDIERAEAIDYALRQLAQKGTFRELYLRYFPLSFY; from the coding sequence ATGAACGTTATGCGCGCAATAGTTTATGTCGTTCCGGCATTTCTATCTTTAATTGTACTCATTCATCCGAGCCACGCGACCGATGATCCGGTGGTGCCCAGCTTCTGGAACCCCAAGGGCGTCTATGACCGTCCGAACAGCTTCCCGGAAAAGATACAATTCCTTGCGAGCGATGACTTTCCGCCGTTTGTTTTCCGCGATGCCAGTGGCCGCCTCACCGGTTTCAACGTCGACCTGTCACGGGTGATTTGCATCGAGCTGGGAAGCTCGTGTTCTCTCCGGATCAAGGAATTTGAGGCATTGGTGCCGGCGCTGGTTGAAGAGGAAGGGGACGCCATCATTGCCGGTCTAGCGCCCTCCCCCAGCCTATCCGAGCAACTGAGGTTTTCTGCGGACTACCTGAAACTGCCTGCTCGTTTCGTGACACGCAAGGATGGCAATGCACCCTTCGATGAGGCAGCAATGGACGGGGTCAAGATTGCCGTCGAGGCCGGGTCACGTCATGAACGCTTTGCGCTCAAGTTCTGGCCGGAGGCACTGCTTCTTACCTACCCCGATCTCTCAAAAGCACGCCTCGCCGTTCAAGACGGCAGAGCGGATGCGCATTTCGGCGATGGCCTGGCACTCTCAATCTGGATCAACAGCGAAGCATCCCAAGACTGCTGCACCTTCGCCGGAGGTCCCTGGCTGGAGCCGGGGTATTTCGACACCGGGCTGTCGATTGCGATGCGAAAGCAGGACATAGAGCGAGCGGAAGCAATTGACTACGCACTGCGGCAGCTTGCTCAAAAGGGTACGTTTCGCGAGCTATATCTTCGTTATTTTCCCTTGAGCTTCTACTAA